One segment of Rhipicephalus sanguineus isolate Rsan-2018 chromosome 6, BIME_Rsan_1.4, whole genome shotgun sequence DNA contains the following:
- the LOC119397100 gene encoding blood vessel epicardial substance, whose product MSSTAVNASDLAHGHAMGSYFATAVCPTWLPTNHILFQLANIFLFLSYMAPAGLYGLLYLRVCLTVGSFFFALWGYVILCAFDTMVWNAFFTAINLVHVCVLMYVLRPVRLAPHMEVVYRELFQPLKVSRQQFQAAASCVKMLKDVEPQETYAVEHVTRADCLTLVLNGRFLVSHKGRPLQIVDRLEFLDSPEWFGVCGSGGDKFQVTMTAMDRCRVVVWNRDKLKLTISGDTFLQAVFDNVVGKDVVRKLLFVTESTQNNPNAENASETTKLLIQMKENAVRKASHGEKDDGLVSVWSWGRRPCYRSDPETAV is encoded by the exons ATGTCGTCGACTGCGGTCAACGCGTCCGACCTGGCGCACGGGCACGCCATGGGCTCCTACTTCGCCACGGCCGTGTGCCCTACATGGCTACCCACGAACCACATACTCTTCCAACTGGCCAACATATTCCTCTTCCTTTCGTACATGGCGCCCGCTGGCCTGTACGGGCTCCTCTACCTGCGCGTGTGCCTGACGGTGGGCAGCTTTTTCTTCGCCCTCTGGGGCTACGTGATTCTGTGCGCCTTCGACACCATGGTGTGGAACGCCTTCTTCACTGCCATCAACCTAGTACATGTGTGCGTGCTAATGTATGTACTGCGGCCGGTGCGATTGGCGCCCCACATGGAAGTCGTGTACCGCGAGCTCTTCCAGCCGCTCAAGGTGTCGCGCCAGCAGTTCCAGGCAGCGGCGTCCTGCGTCAAGATGCTCAAGGATGTGGAGCCGCAGGAGACGTACGCCGTGGAGCACGTCACGCGCGCAGACTGCCTCACGCTCGTGCTGAACGGCAGATTCCTCGTGTCGCACAAGGGCCGGCCGCTGCAGATCGTCGATCGCCTAGAGTTCCTCGACTCGCCCGAGTGGTTCGGCGTAtgcggcagcggcggcgacaAATTCCAAGTGACCATGACGGCAATGGATCGCTGCCGCGTGGTCGTGTGGAACCGCGACAAGCTCAAGCTCACCATCAGCGGCGACACCTTCCTGCAGGCCGTGTTCGACAACGTAGTCGGCAAGGACGTCGTGCGAAAGCTGCTTTTCGTCACCGAATCCACGCAGAACAACCCAAACGCCGAGAACGCGTCCGAGACGACCAAGCTTCTCATCCAGATGAAAGAGAACGCTGTTCGCAAAGCGTCTCACGGAGAGAAGG ACGACGGTTTGGTGAGCGTGTGGAGCTGGGGCCGAAGACCCTGCTACCGTTCAGACCCCGAGACTGCAGTCTAG